A genomic stretch from Vulpes lagopus strain Blue_001 chromosome 11, ASM1834538v1, whole genome shotgun sequence includes:
- the CORO1B gene encoding coronin-1B, with the protein MSFRKVVRQSKFRHVFGQPVKNDQCYEDIRVSRVTWDSTFCAVNPRFLAVIVEASGGGAFLVLPLSKTGRIDKAYPTVCGHTGPVLDIDWCPHNDEVIASGSEDCTVMVWQIPENGLTSPLTEPVVVLEGHTKRVGIVTWHPTARNVLLSAGCDNVVLIWNVGTAEELYRLDSLHPDLIYNVSWNRNGSLFCSACKDKSVRIIDPRRGTLVAEREKAHEGARPMRAIFLADGKVFTTGFSRMSERQLALWDPENLEEPMALQELDSSNGALLPFYDPDTSVVYVCGKGDSSIRYFEITDEPPYIHFLNTFTSKEPQRGMGSMPKRGLEVSKCEIARFYKLHERKCEPIVMTVPRKSDLFQDDLYPDTAGPEAALEAEEWVSGRDASPILISLREAYVPSKQRDLKVSRRNVLSESRPALAPSSARPGASTSATSVPASIPSGGLTGAGEARKLDEVMQELRALRALVKEQGERIGRLEEQLGRMENGDA; encoded by the exons ATGTCCTTCCGCAAAGTGGTTCGGCAGAGCAAATTCCGGCATGTGTTTGGACAGCCGGTCAAGAATGACCAGTGCTATGAAGATATCCGAGTGTCTCGTGTCACCTGGGACAGCACCTTCTGCGCAGTCAATCCCAGGTTCCTGGCTGTGATCGTGGAGGCCAGCGGCGGGGGTGCCTTCCTGGTGCTCCCTCTAAGCAAG ACGGGCCGCATCGACAAGGCCTACCCAACGGTATGTGGACACACAGGACCTGTCCTGGACATTGATTGGTGTCCCCACAACGATGAAGTCATTGCCAGCGGCTCGGAGGACTGTACAGTCATG GTGTGGCAGATCCCCGAGAATGGGCTCACCTCCCCACTGACAGAGCCAGTGGTGGTGCTGGAGGGACACACCAAGCGAGTGGGCATTGTCACCTGGCACCCAACTGCCCGCAACGTGCTACTCAGTGCAG GCTGTGACAACGTGGTGCTCATCTGGAACGTGGGCACTGCAGAGGAACTGTACCGCCTGGACAGCCTGCACCCTGACCTCATCTACAACGTCAGCTGGAACCGTAACGGCAGCCTCTTCTGCTCTGCATGCAAGGACAAGAGTGTGCGCATCATCGACCCCCGCCGGGGCACCCTGGTGGCG gagagggagaaggcccATGAAGGGGCCCGCCCCATGCGGGCCATCTTTCTGGCAGATGGCAAAGTGTTCACCACGGGCTTCAGCCGCATGAGCGAGCGGCAGCTGGCACTGTGGGACCCG GAAAACTTGGAGGAACCCATGGCCCTCCAGGAGCTGGACTCTAGCAATGGGGCCCTGCTGCCCTTCTACGACCCGGATACCAGTGTGGTCTACGTCTGCGGCAAG GGTGACTCTAGCATCCGGTACTTTGAGATCACAGATGAGCCCCCCTATATCCACTTCCTGAACACATTCACCAGCAAAGAGCCCCAGAGGGGCATGGGCAGCATGCCTAAGAGGGGCTTGGAGGTCAGCAAGTGCGAGATTGCCCG GTTCTACAAACTGCATGAGCGCAAGTGTGAGCCCATTGTCATGACTGTGCCAAGAAAG TCGGACCTCTTCCAGGACGATCTGTACCCTGACACAGCCGGGCCTGAGGCAGCCCTGGAGGCAGAAGAATGGGTGAGCGGGCGGGATGCCAGCCCCATCCTCATCTCCCTGCGGGAGGCCTACGTGCCTAGTAAACAGCGGGACCTGAAGGTCAGCAGGCGCAACGTGTTATCTGAAAGCCGGCCTGCCCTGGCCCCGAGCTCAGCCCGCCCCGGGGCCTCCACATCTGCCACCTCCGTCCCTGCTTCCATCCCCAGCGGTGGCCTCACCGGAGCCGGG GAGGCGCGGAAGCTGGACGAGGTGATGCAGGAGCTTCGGGCACTGAGGGCGCTGGTCAAGGAGCAGGGGGAGCGCATTGGTCGCCTGGAGGAGCAGCTGGGCCGCATGGAGAATGGGGATGCGTAG